Proteins encoded together in one Bradyrhizobium sp. PSBB068 window:
- a CDS encoding cob(I)yrinic acid a,c-diamide adenosyltransferase — MVVLNRIYTRTGDDGTTALGSGERRPKYDLRVAAYGTVDETNAAIGVVRLHLADSPEVDAMLGRIQNDLFDLGADLAVPEREGKAERLRVLASQVERLERDIDSLNDQLAPLTSFVLPGGTPAAAYLHLARTICRRAERMMVELAARPDEPVNQAGIQYMNRLSDFLFVASRFQNNKGAGDVLWVPGQNR; from the coding sequence ATGGTCGTTCTCAATCGGATCTACACGCGCACCGGCGATGACGGCACCACCGCGCTCGGCTCCGGCGAGCGGCGGCCGAAATACGATCTGCGCGTCGCCGCCTATGGCACCGTCGACGAGACCAACGCCGCGATCGGCGTGGTGCGGCTGCATCTGGCTGATAGTCCCGAGGTCGATGCGATGCTCGGCCGGATCCAGAACGATCTGTTCGATCTCGGCGCCGACCTTGCGGTGCCCGAGCGCGAGGGCAAGGCCGAACGCCTGCGCGTGCTGGCGAGCCAGGTCGAGCGCCTCGAGCGCGACATCGACAGCCTGAACGATCAGCTCGCGCCGCTGACCTCGTTCGTGCTGCCCGGCGGCACGCCTGCCGCTGCATATCTGCATCTCGCCCGGACGATATGTCGCCGTGCGGAACGGATGATGGTGGAACTCGCCGCCCGGCCCGACGAGCCGGTCAATCAAGCTGGCATCCAGTATATGAATCGCCTGTCGGATTTCCTGTTCGTTGCCAGCCGCTTCCAGAACAATAAAGGGGCGGGGGACGTGTTGTGGGTGCCCGGCCAGAACCGTTAG
- a CDS encoding twin transmembrane helix small protein, with translation MTSLLSTIILPIAVGAVALVLLLGLINMMKGGSPNTSQKLMRLRVLFQFVAIVIAMLAVWAMGR, from the coding sequence ATGACATCTCTTCTCAGCACGATCATTCTTCCCATCGCCGTCGGCGCCGTCGCGCTGGTGCTCCTGCTCGGCCTCATCAACATGATGAAGGGCGGCTCGCCGAACACGTCGCAGAAGCTGATGCGGCTGCGCGTGCTCTTTCAGTTCGTCGCTATCGTCATCGCGATGCTCGCGGTCTGGGCGATGGGGCGATAG
- a CDS encoding YihY/virulence factor BrkB family protein gives MKQLRYVTHVVMDAFYTFLADDGWAISSHIALSTLMALFPFLIVLTSLAGFFGSKELADQAVGLLLQVWPDQVAGALSGQIHDVLTNTRGDILTIGAVLAVYFASNGVEALRVALNRAYAVIEPRRWYWLRLESIGYTLVAAFTSLAMAFLIVLGPLIIEAARRYIPFFVESNESLLNIARYGITILALVVALFILHAWLPAGRRGFTQILPGIIFTVVASLISGIGFGMYLARFANNYVTMYAGLASVVIALVFMYFIAAIFVFGGELNAAIIKSRLPRGVSLHAAQLRVPAEKQA, from the coding sequence GTGAAGCAGCTTCGTTACGTCACCCACGTCGTGATGGATGCCTTTTACACGTTCCTCGCCGATGACGGCTGGGCGATCTCAAGCCACATCGCGCTGTCGACCCTGATGGCGCTGTTCCCGTTCCTGATCGTGCTGACGTCGCTGGCCGGCTTCTTCGGCTCCAAGGAGCTCGCCGACCAGGCGGTCGGGCTGCTGCTCCAGGTCTGGCCGGATCAGGTCGCCGGGGCGCTGTCGGGCCAGATCCACGACGTGCTGACCAACACCCGCGGCGACATCCTGACCATCGGCGCGGTGCTCGCGGTGTACTTCGCCTCCAACGGCGTCGAGGCGCTGCGGGTGGCGCTGAACCGCGCCTATGCCGTGATCGAGCCGCGGCGCTGGTACTGGCTGCGCCTGGAATCGATCGGCTACACGCTGGTGGCTGCCTTCACCTCGCTCGCGATGGCGTTCCTGATCGTGCTCGGGCCGCTGATCATCGAGGCGGCGCGGCGCTACATCCCGTTCTTCGTCGAATCCAACGAGAGCCTGCTCAACATCGCCCGCTACGGCATCACGATCCTGGCGCTGGTCGTCGCGCTGTTCATCCTGCATGCCTGGCTGCCGGCGGGGCGCCGCGGCTTCACGCAGATCCTGCCTGGCATCATCTTTACCGTGGTGGCGTCGCTGATCTCAGGCATCGGCTTCGGCATGTACCTGGCGCGCTTCGCCAACAATTACGTCACGATGTATGCGGGGCTCGCCTCGGTGGTGATCGCGCTGGTGTTCATGTATTTCATCGCCGCGATCTTCGTGTTCGGCGGCGAATTGAACGCCGCG